In Flavobacterium sp., a single window of DNA contains:
- a CDS encoding sugar-binding domain-containing protein has protein sequence MKKNLKKKRYNVLKKISYGSILCMALYGCTASKTDGTSSDFNFDWRFKLERAEQAGVNNWEEINLPHDWSATFSFDSIKGEGATGYKVGGIGLYEKDFSLGKESNTLHYILFDGIYNNSEVWLNDQKLGEHPYGYSPFYYDITPYIGDNKNTVKVKVDHSRYADSRWYTGSGIYRNVKLIAKNKLHVPIWGTYITTPAVTKEKSEVNVEVKVKNAFDTTQDFEVVAEILDATNKKVAEETTKLSLNAGKEKELALRTTIANPALWDVNSPNLYHAKITIRQNGRSVDETITTFGVRTIKFDVNTGFYLNGKNMKIKGVCLHHDGGLVGAAVPKDVWRRRFVKLKEAGVNAIRISHNPGSAEFIDLCDEMGFLVQDEFFDEWDNPKDKRLNMKEKSVDYITRGYGEHFQDWAERDLKNTMLRDRNHASIFQWSIGNEIEWTYQRSVDATGFFNMNWDGNYFWSIPPIGPEEIKRRYETSPKEKYNIGETAHKLAKWTREMDTTRYVIANSILPSVSHINGFGDAVDILGYSYRRVMYDYGHKNYPNKIIMGTENLVQWHEWKAILDRPFVSGTFLWTGIDYLGESNKRWPKKGTDSGMLDFAGFEKPSYHMMKSLWNDAPELYIATQTEEKSNYKVDEKTGQPVEKKKGAWETALWVWQDVNEHWEYANGTRTIVEIYSNCDEVELFLNEVSLGKKKLADFEDHIYKWSVPYQKGTLYAKGTHKGKTVQTKLITPSKPHAIKLTTDRTLINADGYQVAHIVAQVVDADGNPIKTFNPEISFTVEGKAKVLGIDNGAVGNVQDFQSNKIVLSQGRCLFIIQSKKDQSSNISIKAKTSNLESNTIKITQK, from the coding sequence GTGAAAAAGAATTTAAAAAAGAAGAGGTATAATGTACTGAAAAAGATTTCTTACGGAAGTATATTGTGTATGGCTTTATATGGTTGTACAGCTTCAAAAACAGACGGGACTAGTTCTGATTTTAATTTTGACTGGAGGTTTAAATTGGAAAGAGCAGAACAGGCGGGTGTGAATAACTGGGAAGAAATTAATTTACCGCATGATTGGAGTGCCACTTTTAGTTTTGACTCTATTAAAGGAGAAGGAGCTACTGGATATAAAGTAGGTGGAATTGGTTTGTATGAAAAAGATTTTTCACTAGGTAAAGAATCCAATACCTTACATTATATTCTTTTTGATGGAATTTATAATAACAGCGAAGTTTGGTTAAATGATCAAAAGCTGGGTGAGCATCCTTATGGATATTCTCCATTTTATTATGACATCACTCCTTATATAGGTGATAATAAAAATACGGTGAAAGTAAAGGTAGATCATTCAAGATACGCTGACAGCCGCTGGTATACAGGTTCGGGAATTTATAGAAATGTAAAATTAATTGCCAAAAACAAATTGCACGTTCCTATTTGGGGTACTTATATCACAACTCCTGCAGTTACAAAAGAAAAAAGTGAAGTAAATGTAGAAGTTAAAGTAAAGAATGCTTTTGATACGACTCAGGATTTTGAAGTAGTTGCCGAAATTCTAGACGCTACTAATAAGAAGGTAGCAGAAGAAACGACGAAACTTAGCTTGAATGCAGGAAAAGAAAAAGAACTAGCGCTAAGAACAACTATTGCAAATCCTGCTTTATGGGATGTGAATTCTCCCAACCTTTATCATGCAAAAATCACGATTCGACAAAATGGACGATCGGTTGATGAAACGATTACGACTTTTGGTGTGCGTACTATAAAGTTTGATGTTAACACTGGTTTTTATTTGAATGGCAAAAACATGAAAATAAAAGGAGTGTGTTTGCATCATGATGGAGGATTGGTTGGTGCTGCTGTGCCTAAGGATGTTTGGAGAAGACGTTTTGTGAAGTTGAAAGAAGCAGGAGTAAACGCGATTCGTATTTCTCATAATCCAGGATCGGCAGAATTTATCGATTTGTGTGACGAGATGGGATTTCTGGTTCAAGATGAGTTTTTTGACGAATGGGATAATCCAAAAGACAAACGCTTGAATATGAAAGAGAAGTCGGTAGATTACATTACACGTGGTTATGGCGAACATTTTCAGGACTGGGCAGAACGTGATTTAAAAAACACGATGTTACGCGACCGAAATCATGCTTCAATTTTTCAGTGGAGCATTGGTAACGAAATAGAGTGGACATATCAAAGATCAGTTGATGCAACGGGTTTCTTTAATATGAATTGGGATGGTAATTATTTCTGGTCTATTCCACCTATTGGTCCAGAAGAAATTAAGAGAAGGTATGAAACCAGTCCAAAAGAAAAATACAATATTGGTGAAACAGCTCATAAATTGGCAAAATGGACGAGAGAAATGGATACAACCCGATATGTTATTGCAAATTCCATATTGCCATCGGTTAGTCATATAAACGGTTTTGGAGATGCAGTAGATATTTTGGGCTACAGTTACCGTCGCGTAATGTATGACTACGGACATAAAAACTATCCAAATAAAATTATAATGGGTACTGAGAATTTGGTACAATGGCATGAATGGAAAGCCATATTGGATCGTCCGTTTGTATCTGGAACTTTTTTATGGACTGGAATTGACTATTTGGGAGAATCTAACAAAAGATGGCCAAAAAAAGGAACTGACAGCGGTATGCTTGATTTTGCGGGATTTGAAAAGCCTTCTTACCACATGATGAAGTCGCTATGGAATGATGCACCTGAATTATACATTGCTACCCAAACAGAAGAAAAATCAAATTATAAAGTTGATGAAAAAACAGGGCAGCCTGTTGAAAAGAAAAAAGGTGCCTGGGAAACAGCGCTATGGGTTTGGCAAGATGTAAATGAACATTGGGAGTATGCAAACGGTACTAGAACAATAGTAGAAATTTATTCCAATTGTGATGAAGTAGAATTGTTTTTGAATGAAGTGTCTCTTGGGAAGAAAAAATTGGCAGATTTTGAAGATCATATTTACAAGTGGTCTGTTCCGTATCAGAAAGGTACACTTTACGCTAAAGGCACTCATAAAGGAAAAACTGTTCAAACGAAATTAATAACGCCTTCAAAACCCCATGCTATTAAGTTGACAACGGATAGAACATTGATAAATGCAGACGGTTATCAAGTGGCTCACATTGTAGCTCAAGTTGTTGATGCTGATGGTAATCCAATAAAAACTTTTAATCCTGAGATTAGCTTTACGGTTGAAGGAAAAGCTAAAGTTCTAGGGATTGATAATGGAGCTGTGGGTAATGTACAGGATTTTCAGTCTAATAAAATTGTCTTGAGTCAAGGAAGATGCCTATTTATTATACAATCCAAAAAAGACCAATCTTCAAACATTAGTATAAAAGCTAAAACAAGCAATCTAGAAAGCAATACAATAAAAATTACTCAAAAATAA
- a CDS encoding tetratricopeptide repeat protein, producing the protein MKFLFNRQAPVKRKKPKKFEFIHSLNLKKYFTLLIVLFFSFSTTAQKTYKENEYLRKAKAIKYIDSKKAIYYYKKSIEKYKIEKDTFNLIHSISELADLYGHSVDYGNSYDLYWKALLLADQSKDDFSKATIYHALGWLYSFYQRDDEALKYFTLSHKLKEKLVAANEMDNGYIVSDYFALVNFYRVNGNYKMAKIYLDSCYISKQKTKNKANNGYIEAEAGFLAATDKKFDAAISKLLEAKNYFEKNDKSYLIIINSLLGNVYKMKGDYTQSEIYLEKSLALSKIYKSHANYKLMDHTALATVYSKSNKYKLAYFHANEAMTLNNKIFGRKSKNNQHLFEINDKYRIQKQKEKELLKEQHIKELESEENIWFLKSTIMIIVILFLIIYGHQLFKNIRRKHLAEKELLAKKQELELIKNSEILELKNKELTSSALQLIEKEEFIEKLKKSITENKENIDSTSINNMLKTIQGSSASNWKEFEARFTAVNQSFYKNLKEKYPDLGQTDLKICALVKLNFSSKDMSSLLGISFESVHTSRYRLRKKFKLDRNENLADFIASL; encoded by the coding sequence ATGAAATTCCTATTTAACCGACAAGCACCCGTAAAAAGAAAAAAACCAAAGAAATTTGAATTCATTCATTCTTTGAATTTAAAAAAGTATTTTACTCTACTTATTGTACTCTTTTTTTCATTTTCGACAACCGCCCAGAAAACATATAAAGAAAATGAGTACCTCCGAAAAGCCAAAGCCATAAAATATATTGACTCGAAAAAAGCCATTTATTATTACAAAAAAAGTATTGAAAAATATAAGATAGAAAAAGACACTTTCAACTTAATACACAGCATAAGCGAACTTGCCGATTTATACGGACATAGTGTCGATTATGGAAATTCCTACGATTTGTACTGGAAAGCATTATTACTTGCTGACCAATCTAAAGACGATTTCTCCAAAGCCACTATATACCATGCTTTGGGCTGGCTTTATAGTTTTTACCAACGGGATGATGAAGCCTTAAAATATTTTACCCTTTCTCATAAATTAAAAGAAAAACTCGTTGCTGCAAATGAAATGGATAACGGATACATTGTGAGCGATTATTTTGCATTAGTAAATTTTTATCGTGTAAATGGGAATTACAAAATGGCCAAAATTTACCTTGATAGCTGCTATATCTCCAAACAAAAAACAAAAAACAAAGCCAACAATGGCTATATCGAGGCCGAAGCTGGTTTTCTTGCCGCTACTGATAAAAAGTTTGATGCCGCTATTTCAAAATTACTAGAGGCAAAAAATTATTTTGAAAAAAACGACAAATCCTACCTTATTATTATCAATTCTTTATTAGGAAATGTATATAAAATGAAAGGAGATTATACTCAGAGCGAAATTTATTTAGAAAAATCATTAGCCTTATCCAAAATATACAAAAGCCATGCGAATTATAAATTAATGGATCATACTGCTCTGGCCACAGTTTACTCTAAAAGCAACAAGTACAAACTTGCTTATTTTCATGCAAATGAAGCTATGACATTGAATAATAAAATATTTGGCCGAAAAAGCAAGAACAATCAGCACTTATTTGAAATAAATGACAAATACCGCATTCAAAAGCAAAAGGAAAAAGAACTATTAAAAGAACAGCATATAAAAGAACTGGAAAGCGAAGAAAATATTTGGTTTCTCAAATCGACAATCATGATAATTGTAATTCTATTTTTAATAATCTACGGGCATCAGCTGTTTAAAAACATTCGCAGAAAGCATCTTGCCGAAAAAGAATTATTAGCAAAAAAACAGGAGTTAGAGCTGATAAAAAATAGTGAGATTTTAGAATTAAAAAATAAGGAACTCACGTCATCTGCCTTACAGCTAATTGAAAAAGAGGAATTTATAGAAAAACTAAAGAAAAGCATTACCGAAAACAAAGAGAATATTGACAGCACCTCTATAAACAATATGCTAAAAACTATTCAAGGTTCTTCTGCAAGTAACTGGAAAGAATTCGAAGCCCGATTTACTGCCGTGAACCAAAGTTTTTATAAAAACCTTAAAGAGAAATATCCAGATCTGGGGCAAACTGATCTCAAAATATGTGCTTTGGTAAAGCTTAATTTTTCCAGCAAGGATATGTCCTCTCTATTAGGTATCTCTTTCGAAAGCGTACACACCTCAAGATACCGTTTACGCAAAAAGTTTAAGCTGGATAGAAATGAAAATTTAGCCGATTTTATTGCTTCACTTTAA
- a CDS encoding TonB-dependent receptor, producing MKKEYNFWKKTFLIMFFLLFLCAFDVSAQNKLTGKVKDESGLPIPGVTIKIQGSTTSTSTDMDGSYEMEVSEKQTLVFSFMGYRTLTRTVGTTKKLDIQMQPDTQILNEVVVVGYGTQKKKEVTGAVATVKADLIAKAPVADVGESLQGQIAGVNVQAASGRPGEATNIQIRGVGSLTGSLEPLYVVDGIPYQSNPNISPDQIESLDVLKDGAAASVYGTRASNGVILITTKRGKKGKISIDFNAYSGIQNITSGTPLMNTQQQLFEDYTTKAMLSSQLPTFFITTPELLDYDSDYVGDVQNNNALITNYGLGVSGGTQDLTLNFNSNYYNQEGVLINSDFDRLSNRINGQFTKGKFKAFVSMGMTVENRTQEPWSLYEYAIGQRPWQIPLSDVQGSGSSVDYPVENAIYYGYLARELQNVDKRKVTSSNIAVNLQYEIVKNLTYKLNIGKSNWDYRRSFFRPQVLVYGLDGSYNATASRADALLNEDYTFTDRSTIENILDYKLNLGKHSLNFTGVASREEYNSKQVGVGVIGLLSNETPSLGSGQAGTKPTSYDYTNSISGLLGRVQYNYNDRYLISASIRRDGSSNFGPDNRYGTFPGVSAGWNISEEKFFKDGAINKVVNSLKLRASYAQLGNQSIPPYTYAGQIESGVNYLFGSDQSLANGAIQRRFSNPDVKWETSISNNIGLDLAMFQNKLTFTADIYKNDKKDMLLPQQTPASGGTYNPNAVDVYSPIIVNAGNMTNKGIELAMSYKNQMGNGLKYNISGTFTKNVNEITNLDGIERGYGNGRPTNSLGNAVDFTTFFAVGHEAGAYFLLENAGVIKDDATLLEYKKIEPSAILGDMRYIDQNGDNKITDDDRVYAGSGQAKFESGLNLDLTYKSFDFGIQTYFSYGAKLFNGSRYFAYTQGRHLDQYSMWSPENPTSDVPSDRGNAYHNNVRASSDYWLEDGTYFRIRNLTLGYSLPELLMTQYGISKIRLYVTGMNPFTFTKYTGYDPEVGGNGISTRGVDSGSYPVSRRFVLGLQVKF from the coding sequence ATGAAAAAAGAGTATAACTTTTGGAAAAAGACATTCCTTATAATGTTTTTTCTCTTGTTTCTTTGTGCATTCGATGTGAGTGCACAAAACAAACTTACTGGAAAAGTAAAAGATGAAAGTGGGCTACCAATACCAGGGGTAACAATTAAAATCCAGGGATCTACAACTAGTACCTCTACAGATATGGATGGAAGCTATGAAATGGAGGTGAGTGAAAAACAAACCTTAGTTTTCTCATTTATGGGATACAGAACACTCACAAGAACTGTTGGCACTACTAAAAAGTTAGACATTCAGATGCAGCCTGATACGCAAATTTTAAATGAAGTTGTGGTCGTAGGTTATGGAACTCAAAAGAAAAAAGAGGTTACAGGTGCTGTTGCTACCGTAAAGGCAGACCTTATTGCGAAAGCTCCAGTAGCAGATGTTGGAGAATCATTACAAGGCCAAATTGCTGGGGTTAACGTTCAGGCTGCTAGTGGGCGTCCTGGTGAAGCAACTAATATCCAAATTAGAGGAGTTGGTTCATTGACAGGTTCATTAGAACCATTGTATGTAGTGGATGGAATTCCTTATCAAAGCAACCCAAATATCTCACCTGATCAAATTGAATCATTAGACGTATTAAAAGATGGTGCTGCTGCCTCCGTTTATGGTACTAGAGCCTCAAATGGTGTTATCTTGATTACTACTAAAAGAGGTAAAAAGGGAAAAATTAGTATAGATTTCAATGCTTATTCGGGTATCCAAAATATTACTTCAGGTACACCTTTAATGAATACTCAGCAGCAATTGTTTGAGGATTATACAACAAAGGCAATGTTGTCTAGCCAGTTACCAACTTTTTTTATTACAACACCAGAACTTTTAGACTATGATAGTGACTACGTTGGCGACGTACAAAACAACAATGCTTTAATTACTAATTACGGACTAGGTGTTTCTGGTGGAACACAGGATTTAACATTGAATTTTAATTCAAATTATTATAACCAAGAAGGAGTTTTAATTAACTCTGATTTTGATAGATTAAGTAACCGCATTAATGGTCAATTTACAAAAGGTAAATTCAAAGCGTTTGTAAGTATGGGGATGACTGTAGAAAATAGAACGCAAGAACCATGGTCTTTATATGAATATGCTATTGGACAAAGACCATGGCAAATTCCATTAAGCGATGTACAGGGATCCGGGTCTAGTGTTGATTATCCTGTAGAAAATGCTATTTATTATGGCTATTTGGCAAGAGAATTACAAAATGTTGACAAAAGAAAAGTTACATCAAGCAATATTGCCGTTAATTTACAATATGAAATAGTAAAAAACTTAACCTATAAATTAAATATAGGTAAAAGTAATTGGGATTATAGAAGGTCTTTTTTCCGTCCACAAGTATTGGTATATGGTCTTGATGGCTCATATAATGCAACTGCCTCAAGAGCGGATGCATTATTGAACGAAGATTACACTTTTACAGACAGATCTACTATAGAAAACATCCTGGATTATAAATTAAATTTAGGTAAACATTCTTTGAACTTTACTGGAGTAGCCTCACGCGAAGAATACAATTCGAAACAAGTTGGTGTAGGTGTAATTGGTTTATTAAGCAATGAAACGCCTTCTTTAGGTTCAGGTCAGGCAGGAACAAAACCAACAAGTTATGATTACACAAATAGCATTAGTGGTTTATTAGGTAGAGTACAATATAACTACAATGATCGTTATTTAATATCAGCTAGTATTAGACGAGATGGTTCCTCAAACTTTGGACCTGATAACAGGTACGGTACTTTCCCGGGTGTTTCTGCTGGTTGGAATATATCTGAAGAAAAATTTTTCAAGGATGGTGCTATCAACAAAGTAGTAAACAGCTTAAAATTAAGGGCAAGTTATGCTCAGTTAGGTAACCAAAGTATCCCTCCATATACGTATGCGGGTCAAATTGAGTCAGGTGTAAATTACTTATTTGGTTCAGATCAGTCATTAGCAAATGGAGCTATACAAAGACGTTTCTCTAATCCAGATGTAAAATGGGAAACAAGTATTTCAAATAATATTGGATTGGATTTAGCTATGTTTCAAAACAAGTTAACTTTTACTGCTGATATCTACAAGAATGACAAAAAAGATATGTTATTGCCTCAGCAAACTCCTGCGTCTGGTGGTACGTACAATCCCAACGCAGTCGATGTGTATAGCCCAATCATTGTCAATGCTGGAAATATGACTAACAAAGGTATTGAGCTAGCAATGAGCTATAAAAACCAAATGGGAAATGGTCTCAAATATAATATTTCTGGAACTTTTACTAAAAACGTAAATGAAATAACTAACCTTGATGGCATTGAAAGAGGTTATGGTAACGGACGTCCTACCAATTCATTAGGGAATGCTGTAGATTTTACTACATTCTTTGCAGTAGGTCATGAAGCTGGCGCTTACTTTTTACTAGAAAATGCAGGTGTTATAAAAGACGACGCAACTTTACTTGAGTACAAAAAAATAGAACCAAGTGCAATTTTGGGTGATATGCGCTACATTGATCAAAATGGTGACAATAAAATCACTGACGATGACCGTGTATATGCGGGTTCTGGTCAGGCAAAATTTGAATCAGGGTTGAATTTAGATCTAACGTACAAAAGTTTCGATTTTGGAATTCAGACTTATTTTTCTTACGGAGCTAAATTATTCAATGGTTCAAGATATTTTGCATACACACAAGGGAGACATTTAGACCAATATTCTATGTGGTCTCCTGAGAACCCTACTTCTGATGTGCCTTCAGACAGAGGAAATGCTTATCACAATAACGTTAGAGCAAGTTCTGATTATTGGTTAGAAGATGGTACCTACTTCAGAATTCGTAATTTAACTTTAGGTTATTCATTACCTGAATTGCTTATGACTCAGTACGGAATAAGTAAAATAAGATTGTATGTTACAGGTATGAACCCTTTCACTTTTACAAAATATACTGGTTACGATCCTGAAGTTGGTGGAAATGGAATCAGTACACGTGGTGTAGATAGCGGTAGTTATCCTGTTTCGAGAAGATTTGTGCTTGGTTTACAGGTTAAATTTTAA